One segment of Thermococcus profundus DNA contains the following:
- a CDS encoding Kae1-associated kinase Bud32, translating to MELIKQGAEAKIYLTNFDEYFGADILPGEKVIVKHRIPKRYRIEEIDVRLRKERTVREARVLHRAKEFGVNCPYVYEVDLRDMKIVMEFIEGERLKELLERVPMEERLRLCREIGRQVGKLHKAGIVHGDLTTSNMILRKGRVYLIDFGLADFDPTLEARGVDLHLLRRAMESTHYTWFERGFEEVLEGYAEVVGEEARNEIKEKLEEIESRGRYRERGWIG from the coding sequence GTGGAGCTGATAAAGCAGGGTGCGGAGGCGAAGATATACCTGACCAACTTTGATGAATACTTCGGTGCAGACATCCTGCCCGGAGAAAAGGTCATAGTCAAGCACAGGATTCCGAAGCGCTACCGCATAGAGGAGATAGACGTAAGGCTGAGGAAGGAAAGAACCGTCAGGGAAGCGAGGGTTCTTCACAGGGCGAAGGAGTTCGGCGTCAACTGCCCCTACGTGTATGAAGTCGATCTGAGGGATATGAAGATCGTTATGGAGTTCATAGAGGGTGAGAGGCTGAAAGAGCTCCTTGAGAGAGTCCCGATGGAGGAACGCCTGAGACTGTGCAGAGAGATAGGGAGACAGGTAGGGAAGCTCCACAAAGCTGGGATAGTTCACGGTGATCTGACAACCTCCAACATGATCCTCCGTAAGGGAAGGGTCTACCTTATAGACTTCGGTTTAGCGGACTTCGATCCCACGCTGGAAGCGAGGGGCGTGGATCTTCATCTGCTCAGAAGGGCGATGGAGAGCACGCACTACACCTGGTTCGAGAGGGGCTTCGAGGAGGTTCTAGAAGGCTACGCGGAAGTGGTTGGCGAAGAGGCAAGGAATGAAATCAAAGAGAAGCTTGAGGAGATAGAGAGCAGGGGAAGGTACAGGGAGAGGGGCTGGATCGGGTAA